One Planktothrix serta PCC 8927 DNA window includes the following coding sequences:
- a CDS encoding XisI protein, translating to MEIERYRKLIKSIFEKHSDSADDDQEVETQIAFDLERDRYLMFHLGWRGERRVFGCVIYIEIKGGKIWIQRDGTEEGIANQLIEAGVPKSDIVLGYRSPYMRQFTELTVG from the coding sequence ATGGAAATAGAGAGATATAGAAAACTTATTAAATCGATTTTTGAAAAACATTCTGACTCGGCTGATGATGATCAGGAAGTAGAGACTCAAATCGCTTTCGATCTCGAACGCGATCGCTACCTGATGTTTCATCTGGGATGGCGTGGAGAAAGACGAGTTTTTGGATGTGTTATTTATATTGAAATTAAGGGGGGAAAAATTTGGATTCAACGAGATGGAACTGAGGAAGGGATAGCCAACCAATTAATTGAAGCCGGAGTCCCTAAATCTGATATTGTGCTAGGATACAGGTCGCCTTATATGCGTCAGTTTACCGAATTGACGGTGGGGTAG
- a CDS encoding UDP-3-O-acyl-N-acetylglucosamine deacetylase, translating to EPVRHKILDLVGDLSLLGFIPQAHYLAYKAGHHLHVQLVQEISK from the coding sequence GAACCTGTGCGTCATAAAATTTTAGACTTAGTAGGGGATTTGAGTTTATTGGGTTTTATCCCCCAAGCTCATTACTTAGCATACAAAGCCGGACACCATCTCCATGTTCAACTGGTTCAGGAAATATCAAAGTAA
- a CDS encoding thioredoxin family protein, which translates to MSNNVLVIQDSEFDSEVLKAEQPVLVYFWAGWCGPCRLVSPSIDAIATTYHERVKVVKMDIDQNPDTVKLCKVEGVPALRLFKSQEIVQSHEGAITKPKLIEWLDTGLS; encoded by the coding sequence ATGAGTAATAACGTTCTTGTGATTCAAGATTCAGAATTTGACTCCGAAGTCCTGAAAGCAGAACAACCTGTTTTAGTCTATTTTTGGGCGGGTTGGTGTGGCCCTTGTCGGCTAGTCTCCCCCTCCATAGACGCGATCGCCACCACCTATCACGAGCGAGTGAAAGTGGTTAAGATGGACATAGACCAAAATCCCGATACCGTCAAACTGTGTAAGGTTGAAGGGGTTCCAGCCTTAAGACTATTTAAAAGTCAAGAGATTGTCCAATCCCATGAGGGCGCGATTACCAAACCTAAGTTGATCGAATGGCTCGACACAGGTTTGTCCTAA
- a CDS encoding GlcNAc-transferase family protein gives MMESSLQMLVAQSIKTLDSILINENLPPSERAAVAFKILEMARTITPIAASDARSPGLETQPLLLPKLNFTDPKLFLHLAAYRDSELIPTLKDALKKAHRPEKISFGIVWQFLPGEDESITEKVQEFPCKMIEIDARKSLGVCWARSLGQSLLHDEDFILQLDSHHRFIEGWDSLLLQQLAQCPSPKPVLSAYTPPYIPPDEIPPGYPCTRLTAHHFDEHGILSFIAGESLASCSEPPLGMFLAGGFIFAPRQFYLEVPYDPFLYFRGEEITLSTRAWTKGWDIFYPYQITIYHYYTRTNAKKHWDINSEWYKLEQQSRERIKKILRITPLESDNLEIYDLGNTRSLEDYQSFCGINFKTQEISETAQKGIPTKSVISNS, from the coding sequence ATGATGGAATCCTCCTTACAAATGCTCGTAGCCCAGTCTATCAAAACATTGGATTCTATTTTAATTAATGAAAACTTGCCCCCATCTGAACGGGCAGCCGTTGCCTTTAAAATCTTAGAAATGGCACGGACTATTACACCAATAGCTGCATCTGATGCTCGTTCTCCTGGATTAGAAACCCAGCCTTTATTGTTACCCAAGCTTAATTTTACTGACCCGAAACTGTTTTTACATTTAGCAGCTTATCGAGATTCCGAGCTCATTCCGACCCTAAAAGATGCGCTTAAAAAAGCCCATCGCCCCGAAAAAATATCCTTTGGAATTGTTTGGCAATTTCTCCCTGGAGAAGATGAAAGTATTACCGAAAAAGTACAGGAATTCCCCTGTAAAATGATAGAAATTGATGCCCGAAAATCCCTCGGTGTGTGTTGGGCAAGATCCCTCGGTCAAAGCTTGCTCCATGATGAAGATTTTATTTTACAATTAGATAGTCATCATCGGTTTATCGAAGGGTGGGATAGTTTATTATTGCAACAACTCGCCCAATGTCCGAGTCCTAAACCCGTGCTTTCTGCCTATACTCCTCCTTATATTCCCCCGGATGAAATTCCCCCCGGATATCCCTGCACTCGTTTAACTGCTCATCATTTTGATGAACATGGTATCCTCAGTTTTATCGCTGGAGAAAGTCTAGCGTCCTGTTCTGAACCCCCGTTAGGAATGTTTTTAGCCGGAGGATTTATTTTCGCCCCCCGACAATTTTATTTAGAAGTTCCATACGATCCTTTTTTGTATTTTCGAGGAGAAGAAATTACTCTTTCAACCAGAGCTTGGACAAAAGGATGGGATATTTTCTATCCTTATCAAATTACAATTTATCACTATTATACTCGCACCAATGCTAAAAAACATTGGGATATTAATTCAGAATGGTACAAACTAGAACAACAATCCAGAGAACGCATCAAAAAAATCTTACGAATTACCCCGTTAGAATCAGATAATTTAGAAATTTATGATCTAGGAAATACTAGAAGCTTAGAAGATTATCAAAGCTTTTGTGGGATTAATTTCAAAACCCAAGAAATATCAGAAACAGCCCAAAAAGGAATTCCTACAAAATCAGTCATCAGTAATTCGTAA
- a CDS encoding energy transducer TonB yields MTASTASFIESVPPTFRQPVLLCVLASLGLHGLFAANIQSLNFYSKSIKLPPTVQIVELSPEQISRVYPATSPKLSFTPLKSLSPSLSILPVPSADNIVPPPAPEDFMQASSLPVWPTNIPLPPASNSPGLPTYRLPPVVSQGSNSNSINSGSIGFSPNSNPSLSFVPGPPLSFDNSNLPPSEQPGQLQQPGNLPPSDELALRQQLIRELGQDVECPPMFNNANCGPKTPNQNDNSNTPPPENNPNVQPSNPKGSILAGLEKGLQQQPPNSANSNPNTPEGVVNEQQRAMLQGTSAYFNWVNGLLTNYPNLETASPIEVNNLYPNAACEQQLTGKALVGVAVSETGEIVQGPEVLLATGYPVLDDAAKAAVGEMNFDPTNSPKAYQIQFQFNSEENCKTVNNQTPEPANTPAVSPPPPAQPTAPTSETEQPANPVEQKPPESPQLTPEPQPESNSEAGI; encoded by the coding sequence ATGACGGCTTCTACAGCATCCTTTATTGAATCTGTACCGCCCACCTTCCGCCAGCCTGTTCTGTTGTGTGTGTTGGCATCTTTAGGGCTTCATGGCTTATTTGCTGCCAATATTCAATCTCTTAATTTTTATTCTAAATCGATTAAATTACCCCCAACAGTTCAAATTGTTGAACTCTCCCCCGAACAAATTAGTCGGGTTTATCCAGCGACTTCCCCCAAACTATCCTTCACTCCCTTAAAATCCCTCTCCCCTTCTTTATCTATTCTTCCAGTCCCTTCGGCCGATAATATTGTTCCCCCTCCTGCACCCGAAGACTTTATGCAGGCGTCGTCCCTTCCCGTATGGCCGACTAATATTCCCTTACCCCCTGCGAGTAATTCCCCCGGTTTACCGACCTATCGTTTACCTCCGGTTGTTTCTCAAGGGTCTAATTCTAATAGTATTAATTCAGGTTCTATTGGATTTTCCCCTAACTCTAATCCTTCTTTATCCTTTGTTCCAGGGCCACCTTTAAGCTTTGATAACTCTAATCTTCCCCCCTCTGAACAACCCGGACAGTTACAACAACCCGGAAATTTACCTCCTAGCGATGAATTGGCGTTGCGACAACAGTTAATTCGAGAATTGGGTCAGGATGTGGAATGTCCCCCCATGTTTAATAATGCCAATTGTGGCCCTAAAACCCCCAATCAAAACGATAATTCCAATACCCCACCCCCTGAAAATAATCCTAATGTTCAACCCTCTAACCCCAAAGGTTCGATTTTGGCGGGACTGGAAAAGGGTTTACAACAACAACCGCCTAATTCCGCTAATTCCAACCCCAACACTCCCGAAGGTGTAGTTAATGAACAACAAAGGGCAATGTTACAAGGAACGAGTGCCTATTTTAACTGGGTGAATGGTTTACTAACCAACTATCCCAATTTAGAGACCGCCTCTCCCATCGAAGTTAATAATTTATATCCCAACGCGGCTTGTGAGCAACAGTTAACCGGGAAAGCATTAGTTGGAGTGGCGGTCAGTGAAACCGGAGAAATTGTCCAAGGGCCAGAAGTTTTATTGGCCACAGGTTATCCGGTACTGGATGATGCGGCAAAAGCTGCGGTTGGGGAAATGAACTTTGACCCAACAAATTCACCTAAAGCCTATCAAATTCAATTTCAGTTTAATAGTGAGGAAAATTGCAAAACAGTTAATAATCAAACCCCCGAACCTGCTAACACGCCTGCGGTTTCTCCCCCTCCCCCCGCACAGCCCACTGCACCGACCTCGGAAACCGAACAACCTGCTAACCCTGTTGAACAAAAACCCCCAGAGTCTCCCCAATTAACCCCAGAACCTCAACCTGAATCTAATTCTGAAGCGGGGATTTAA
- a CDS encoding LL-diaminopimelate aminotransferase — translation MKFANRLDLLRSNVFADMDRAKAKAVLAGQDLIDLSLGSSDLPVADHIITPIQESLSDPNTHGYLLFRHTQQFRETVAQWYSNRYGIAVDPETEVLQLIGSQEGTAHLPLAILNPGDFALLQDPGYPSHLGGVYLAGGQMYPMPLRAENGFLPVFEEIPETVLAQARMMVLSYPHNPTSATASLSFFRQAVAFCQNHDLVLVHDFPYMDFVFPEGKDQNIAELAPSIFQADPDKSVSIEFFTFSKSYNMGGFRIGFAIGNAELILALRRIKAVVDFNQYIGILNGAIAALTGPQDHINQNMAIFGERRDAFIQAMQNIGWNVPKPNATLYIWAKLPEPWSQDSVEFCRQLVEKTGVAASPGVGFGKSGEGYVRFALVHPPEVLATAVERIAEFLRGSQ, via the coding sequence ATGAAATTTGCTAATCGTTTAGACCTGTTACGTTCTAATGTTTTTGCTGATATGGATCGAGCCAAAGCCAAGGCTGTATTAGCAGGACAAGATTTAATTGATTTATCCTTGGGTTCTTCAGATTTGCCTGTTGCTGATCATATTATTACACCGATCCAAGAATCTTTATCTGATCCCAATACTCATGGTTATCTCTTATTTCGCCATACCCAACAATTTCGAGAAACCGTTGCTCAGTGGTACAGCAACCGTTATGGCATCGCTGTTGACCCCGAAACGGAGGTTTTACAATTAATTGGTTCCCAGGAAGGAACGGCCCATTTACCCTTAGCCATTCTCAACCCCGGTGATTTTGCCCTATTACAAGATCCAGGTTATCCCTCCCATCTGGGCGGTGTCTACCTAGCGGGGGGCCAAATGTATCCGATGCCCTTACGGGCTGAAAATGGCTTTTTACCTGTGTTTGAGGAGATTCCAGAAACAGTATTAGCACAAGCTCGAATGATGGTGTTGAGTTATCCCCATAACCCAACATCTGCAACGGCTTCTTTATCGTTTTTCCGTCAAGCTGTGGCCTTTTGCCAAAACCATGATTTAGTTTTAGTTCATGATTTTCCCTATATGGATTTTGTCTTTCCAGAAGGAAAAGATCAAAATATTGCCGAATTAGCCCCTTCAATTTTCCAAGCTGATCCAGACAAAAGCGTCTCGATTGAGTTCTTTACCTTTTCTAAGTCCTATAATATGGGCGGGTTTCGCATTGGATTTGCCATCGGGAATGCGGAGTTAATTTTGGCTTTACGTCGGATCAAAGCTGTGGTTGATTTTAACCAATATATCGGGATTTTAAATGGGGCGATCGCAGCTTTAACCGGGCCACAGGATCATATTAATCAAAATATGGCGATCTTCGGTGAACGACGGGATGCGTTTATTCAAGCGATGCAAAATATCGGTTGGAATGTCCCTAAACCGAACGCCACTCTATATATTTGGGCCAAACTACCTGAACCTTGGTCACAGGACTCCGTAGAATTCTGTCGCCAACTGGTAGAAAAAACCGGGGTTGCTGCTTCTCCGGGGGTCGGGTTTGGCAAATCCGGTGAAGGATATGTGCGGTTTGCTTTAGTCCATCCGCCAGAAGTATTAGCTACGGCGGTAGAGCGCATTGCTGAGTTTTTACGCGGATCTCAATAA
- a CDS encoding XisH family protein has product MPAKDIFHAVVRLALEKERWTITHDPLYLKVDEDKLYLDLGAENNLLGAERYGQKIAVEIKSFLGLSLINDFHEAIGQAWNYKVVLEEQEPNRILYLAVPEDIYEEFFTRRLAQMSVTRMQLNLIVFNPIKKEIVIWK; this is encoded by the coding sequence ATGCCTGCAAAAGATATCTTTCATGCTGTTGTCCGTTTAGCACTGGAAAAAGAAAGGTGGACGATTACTCATGATCCTCTGTATCTCAAAGTAGATGAAGACAAGCTGTACTTAGATTTAGGTGCTGAGAATAACTTATTAGGAGCAGAAAGGTATGGACAGAAAATAGCAGTAGAAATTAAAAGTTTTTTAGGTCTTTCATTGATTAATGATTTTCATGAAGCGATTGGTCAAGCTTGGAACTATAAAGTTGTCCTGGAAGAACAAGAGCCAAATAGAATTCTTTATCTAGCAGTTCCAGAAGATATTTATGAAGAGTTTTTTACTCGGCGTTTAGCTCAAATGTCAGTGACCAGAATGCAATTAAACTTGATTGTATTTAATCCCATTAAAAAGGAGATTGTAATATGGAAATAG
- a CDS encoding DUF29 domain-containing protein, translating to MMIDLKYLYEIDDVQWLEETVKLIKNQQFEDLDLDNLIEELEDLGREKKNAVASLLEQIIRHLLLLQYWTSEAEYNTVHWKEEIYTFRVQLRRKITTNLRNYLELELDSIYQDALGFVKIKTQNSVYFPPESPYTLDQLLNIEWFPV from the coding sequence ATGATGATAGATTTAAAATATCTCTATGAAATTGATGATGTTCAATGGTTAGAAGAAACTGTTAAATTGATTAAAAATCAACAATTTGAAGATTTAGATTTAGACAATTTAATTGAGGAATTAGAGGACTTGGGAAGAGAGAAAAAAAACGCGGTAGCCAGTCTTTTAGAACAGATTATCCGTCATTTATTATTACTGCAATATTGGACAAGTGAAGCTGAATATAATACAGTTCACTGGAAAGAAGAAATTTATACCTTTAGAGTTCAGTTGAGACGAAAAATTACAACCAATCTTCGTAATTATTTAGAATTAGAATTGGATTCTATCTATCAAGATGCGTTAGGATTTGTGAAGATTAAAACTCAAAATTCCGTCTATTTTCCCCCAGAAAGTCCCTACACCCTTGACCAATTATTGAATATTGAATGGTTTCCCGTTTAA
- a CDS encoding NF038130 family PEP-CTERM protein produces the protein MAALLKKLLIGTSVAVGMSAVGIAPAFAGSLTNATIGGTAATDYLVYGTSGNKTVLIPNTDANVQSILDGNAGTPTGNVELAASSEKAGFDFSKNTSLTGDIGGKSLTLSSLTASDWATKVSGELTLAQKWFSDALISTGFSNILSNPFLSGTAWNAFNNNGGLQRFSDPNISYVNQDDTTGEIKIGLAGHYDATNLLFGNLSNGQKALINSLRDPSKVGTPIQASEVVKYTYNGTTNYLYNFLATESGLTAFDDGVSHNGNYELKLAGVITPPPPVAVPEPSTILGLMAVGGLFAAAKRNANKKA, from the coding sequence ATGGCAGCTTTATTAAAAAAACTCTTAATTGGCACTTCCGTCGCAGTGGGAATGAGCGCAGTTGGAATAGCCCCGGCTTTTGCTGGGAGCTTGACCAATGCAACCATCGGTGGAACTGCCGCTACTGATTATTTAGTCTATGGTACATCGGGAAATAAAACTGTCCTAATCCCTAACACGGATGCTAACGTGCAATCCATTTTAGATGGGAATGCAGGCACTCCTACGGGCAACGTTGAGTTAGCCGCCAGCAGCGAAAAAGCAGGTTTTGATTTCAGCAAAAATACGAGCTTAACCGGGGACATTGGAGGCAAATCTCTGACCCTGAGCAGCTTGACAGCATCGGACTGGGCGACAAAGGTAAGCGGTGAATTAACCTTAGCTCAGAAGTGGTTCAGTGATGCGTTGATATCTACCGGTTTTAGTAATATTTTGAGTAATCCTTTTCTGTCCGGTACAGCTTGGAATGCCTTCAACAACAATGGTGGATTGCAACGCTTTAGCGACCCCAACATCTCCTATGTCAATCAAGATGACACCACAGGTGAGATTAAAATTGGGTTAGCAGGTCACTACGATGCGACTAACCTGTTATTCGGAAATCTAAGTAATGGTCAAAAAGCGTTAATAAATAGCTTACGCGACCCTAGCAAAGTGGGAACACCGATACAAGCCAGTGAAGTTGTCAAATACACCTATAACGGAACAACTAACTATCTTTACAACTTCTTGGCTACCGAGTCTGGTTTAACTGCCTTCGATGATGGAGTGTCTCACAATGGCAATTATGAACTGAAACTAGCCGGAGTCATCACACCTCCCCCACCTGTCGCAGTTCCTGAACCCTCTACAATCTTAGGACTGATGGCTGTCGGTGGTTTATTCGCAGCAGCTAAACGCAATGCTAACAAAAAAGCTTAA
- a CDS encoding NACHT domain-containing protein, with protein MSKLTSSRTQLQNRQKLLLQIQNEVKQYRLQSLHRAVLTYLAQETPPLKMRRTWDVELKVSHHPSVRLTADTGIIQVFDRLNGRLLILGSPGSGKTTTLVGLAKVLVGRARTDAEEPLPVLLNLLTWKNQNQGIIDWIIEQLQIKYGIAVSVSQDWIQQLQILPLLDGLDELPLNKQVQCVQQINQLLNGDISPLHLVICANVISYQKLPERLDLNGAIFLRPLTSQQIQDYLINSRSRELWQNIETDEPLLKLAKVPLYLTMMTLAYEEILIMSWKHLNSFEEQRQYLFNAYIRRQLNQDIHPSEYPQGKAPKIESFRRWLGWLATRLKTDELTEFSIKKIPIHWLNNDTQKQRYKLTIKLILGLVWGIILLIILAGIILRETPILITGMGLGLLLAILLEKSALKEKIEQFVIRWVLYKDGNIPWNYQRFLNDATRKLFLQKTGDRYRFINRLLQEHFANKI; from the coding sequence ATGTCAAAATTGACTTCTTCCAGGACTCAATTGCAAAATCGTCAAAAATTACTGCTTCAGATTCAAAATGAAGTCAAGCAGTATCGCTTACAGTCGTTACATCGAGCCGTATTGACTTATTTAGCTCAGGAAACACCCCCGTTAAAAATGCGACGAACTTGGGATGTGGAGTTAAAAGTCAGTCATCATCCTAGTGTTCGTTTAACGGCTGATACGGGAATTATTCAGGTTTTTGATCGCTTAAATGGGAGATTATTAATTTTAGGTTCTCCCGGTTCAGGAAAAACCACAACCTTAGTCGGATTAGCTAAAGTATTAGTCGGTCGTGCGAGAACTGATGCTGAAGAACCCCTTCCGGTTTTATTAAATTTATTAACTTGGAAAAATCAAAATCAAGGAATCATAGATTGGATTATAGAACAGCTTCAGATTAAATATGGAATAGCTGTTTCTGTGAGTCAAGATTGGATACAACAACTTCAAATTTTACCGTTACTGGATGGATTAGATGAACTCCCGTTAAACAAACAAGTTCAATGTGTTCAACAGATTAATCAACTCTTGAATGGAGATATTTCCCCTTTACATTTAGTCATCTGTGCAAATGTTATTAGTTATCAAAAACTTCCCGAACGCTTAGATCTCAATGGTGCTATCTTCTTACGTCCTTTAACCTCCCAACAAATTCAAGATTATCTGATTAATTCTCGTAGTCGAGAACTTTGGCAAAATATTGAAACCGATGAACCCTTATTAAAATTAGCGAAAGTCCCGTTATATTTAACGATGATGACTTTAGCTTATGAAGAAATTTTAATCATGTCTTGGAAACACCTCAATTCTTTTGAGGAACAACGTCAATATTTATTTAATGCTTATATTCGTCGTCAACTCAATCAAGATATTCATCCATCAGAATATCCCCAGGGAAAAGCACCTAAAATCGAAAGTTTTAGACGGTGGTTAGGGTGGTTAGCAACTCGACTCAAAACCGATGAATTAACGGAGTTTTCAATTAAAAAAATACCGATTCATTGGTTAAATAATGATACCCAAAAACAGCGTTATAAACTAACAATAAAGTTAATTTTAGGCTTAGTTTGGGGAATTATTTTGCTGATCATTTTAGCCGGAATAATCCTGAGAGAAACTCCTATTTTAATTACGGGAATGGGACTGGGATTATTATTAGCAATTTTATTAGAAAAATCGGCTTTAAAAGAAAAAATAGAGCAGTTTGTGATCCGATGGGTTCTCTATAAAGACGGGAATATTCCTTGGAATTATCAACGATTTTTAAATGATGCTACTCGTAAATTATTTTTACAAAAAACAGGCGATCGCTATCGTTTTATTAACCGTTTGTTACAGGAGCATTTTGCTAATAAAATTTAA
- a CDS encoding precorrin-2 C(20)-methyltransferase: MFNHRSQSLGKLYGIGVGPGDPELITLKGYHLLQRVPIVAFPAGVGDKPGIAEQIITPWLNSDQLKLPLTFPYIQDDALLNQAWQQAAETVWPYLQQGQDVAFVSEGDVSFYSTFTYLAQTLQKLRPEVIVQAIPGICSPLAAVASLGIPLTIRDQKLAILPAIYAIADLETNLHQADVVVLMKLSSVYEQVWDVLQRYNLLEQAYVVERATLPNQVIYAGLSDRPHLHLSYFSILIVKTQP, from the coding sequence ATGTTTAATCACAGATCTCAATCTTTAGGTAAACTTTATGGCATTGGTGTGGGGCCAGGTGATCCTGAATTAATCACCTTAAAAGGGTATCATCTCTTGCAAAGAGTTCCCATTGTGGCTTTTCCGGCTGGAGTTGGGGATAAACCCGGTATCGCCGAACAAATCATCACCCCTTGGTTAAACTCAGATCAACTTAAACTTCCCTTAACCTTTCCCTACATTCAAGATGATGCCCTACTTAACCAAGCATGGCAACAAGCCGCCGAAACCGTTTGGCCCTATTTGCAACAAGGACAGGATGTGGCTTTTGTCTCCGAAGGAGATGTAAGTTTTTATAGTACCTTCACCTATTTGGCACAAACCCTGCAAAAATTGCGTCCTGAAGTCATAGTGCAGGCTATCCCCGGAATTTGTTCTCCCCTTGCGGCGGTAGCGAGTTTGGGTATTCCCCTAACAATTCGGGATCAAAAGTTAGCGATTTTACCTGCAATTTATGCGATCGCTGACTTAGAAACAAACCTGCACCAGGCGGATGTGGTGGTGTTGATGAAACTCAGTTCCGTTTATGAGCAAGTTTGGGACGTTTTACAACGTTACAATTTGCTAGAACAGGCCTATGTTGTCGAAAGGGCGACCCTACCTAACCAAGTGATTTATGCTGGGTTAAGCGATCGCCCCCATTTACATTTATCCTATTTTTCTATTCTGATCGTCAAAACCCAACCCTAG
- the lpxA gene encoding acyl-ACP--UDP-N-acetylglucosamine O-acyltransferase has product MTTLIHPTAVIHPGAELHPTVQVGAYAVIGEYVKVGSDTVISSHVVINGRTEIGDRNQIFPGAVIGSEPQDLKYDGSLSLVKIGNDNLIREYVTINRATNAGEATIIGNQNLLMAYAHVAHNCVIEDQVVIANSVALAGHVYIESKARLSGVLGVHQFVHIGQLAMIGGMTRIDRDVPPFMLVEGNPSRVRSLNLVGLKRAGFTSEDFGLLKKAFRLLYRSDYSFTQGLEQLNLLPDHPSIEHLRQFIRCSQTEPGRRGVTPGGKRKTTED; this is encoded by the coding sequence ATGACGACCTTAATCCACCCCACTGCTGTCATTCATCCTGGTGCAGAACTCCATCCAACGGTTCAAGTTGGTGCTTATGCTGTGATTGGGGAATATGTTAAGGTCGGTTCTGACACGGTGATTAGTTCCCATGTTGTGATTAATGGACGCACAGAAATCGGCGATCGCAATCAAATTTTCCCCGGTGCGGTGATTGGTTCAGAACCCCAAGATCTTAAATATGATGGGTCTTTGAGTTTAGTTAAAATTGGTAATGATAACCTGATTCGGGAATATGTCACCATTAATCGCGCTACAAATGCCGGGGAAGCTACGATTATTGGGAATCAAAATTTATTGATGGCCTATGCTCATGTTGCCCATAATTGTGTGATTGAAGATCAGGTTGTAATTGCTAATTCTGTGGCGTTAGCGGGTCATGTTTATATTGAATCAAAAGCGCGATTAAGTGGGGTTTTAGGAGTTCATCAATTTGTGCATATTGGACAATTAGCCATGATTGGAGGAATGACCCGGATTGATCGAGATGTACCTCCATTTATGTTAGTTGAAGGCAATCCTTCACGGGTGCGATCGCTTAATTTAGTCGGGTTAAAACGCGCCGGATTTACATCAGAAGATTTTGGTTTATTGAAAAAAGCCTTTCGACTATTATATCGGTCTGATTATTCTTTTACTCAGGGATTAGAACAGTTAAATTTATTACCAGATCATCCCTCTATTGAACATTTACGTCAGTTTATTCGCTGCTCTCAAACAGAACCTGGACGTCGGGGAGTTACGCCGGGAGGAAAACGCAAAACCACTGAAGATTAA
- a CDS encoding RNA-guided endonuclease InsQ/TnpB family protein, which yields KVYERVSNSRQDFLHKLSYKLVSDSQAVIVENLHVKGMVRNHNLAQAISDCGWGTFTNFLAYKLGRKGGKLVEIDRWFPSSKLCSNCFYQVSEMPLDVREWTCPHCGSDHDRDGNAALNIRAEGIRMLALSAVEMLAYGWCSRFCCRRGCKTRSGAKA from the coding sequence AAAGTCTACGAACGAGTTAGTAATTCCCGGCAAGATTTTTTACACAAACTTAGTTATAAGTTAGTCAGCGATAGCCAAGCTGTGATCGTAGAAAATCTTCATGTCAAAGGCATGGTTCGTAATCACAATTTAGCTCAGGCAATATCTGATTGTGGATGGGGAACTTTCACTAATTTCTTAGCTTACAAACTAGGTCGAAAAGGCGGTAAGTTAGTCGAGATTGATAGATGGTTTCCCAGTTCCAAACTCTGTTCTAATTGTTTCTATCAAGTTAGTGAGATGCCATTAGATGTGAGGGAATGGACTTGTCCCCATTGTGGTAGTGATCATGACCGTGATGGAAACGCCGCGCTCAATATTAGAGCCGAAGGCATCAGAATGCTGGCATTGAGCGCAGTCGAAATGCTGGCATACGGATGGTGCAGCCGTTTCTGCTGTAGGAGGGGATGTAAGACCCGATCTGGGGCGAAAGCCTAA
- the fabZ gene encoding 3-hydroxyacyl-ACP dehydratase FabZ, with the protein MSTTDAKLNSSDSDDAPVLNAQTVLMIEEIQTLLPHRYPFALVDRIIEYIPGQKAVGLKNVSINEPHFQGHFPGRPIMPGVLIVEAMAQVGGVVLTQLPDLKGSLFLFAGIDKCRFRRPVVPGDQLIMTTVLLTVKQRRFGKMQARAEVDGKLACEGELMFSLVD; encoded by the coding sequence ATGTCTACCACTGACGCTAAATTAAATTCATCGGATTCGGACGACGCCCCTGTGTTGAACGCTCAAACAGTATTGATGATTGAAGAGATTCAAACTTTATTACCCCACCGCTATCCCTTTGCGTTGGTGGATCGAATTATTGAATATATCCCCGGTCAAAAAGCCGTTGGCCTTAAAAATGTCAGTATTAACGAGCCCCATTTTCAAGGTCACTTCCCTGGACGTCCAATTATGCCAGGGGTGTTAATTGTCGAAGCGATGGCGCAGGTCGGAGGAGTCGTTTTAACGCAACTTCCCGATTTAAAAGGCAGTCTATTTTTATTTGCAGGAATTGATAAATGTCGTTTTCGGCGTCCGGTTGTTCCGGGAGATCAATTAATTATGACCACTGTATTATTAACCGTGAAACAACGCCGTTTTGGTAAAATGCAAGCTCGCGCTGAAGTCGATGGTAAACTGGCCTGTGAAGGAGAACTAATGTTCTCTCTTGTGGACTAA